A genome region from Purpureocillium takamizusanense chromosome 8, complete sequence includes the following:
- a CDS encoding uncharacterized protein (EggNog:ENOG503PBTG~COG:G), whose product MKNSGVTVMGMIGGAASGSFTKDTLDGDQETFDRYYGQLKEVIQNFGLQGMDLDVEQQMSQSGITRLVNQLRSDFGADFVITLAPVASALRGGSNLSGFDYSTLESSDGDDISFYNAQFYSGFGSMKSPSDFNAIVSRGLAPSKIVAGQLTSADNGYGYIPYDQLNSTIVQLRSQYSQIGGVMGWEYFNSEPEGTFKPWEWAEIMTEILRPGQARKLQLSASDVKRLQKAYRDTVMASNTPQANVAAVEKVNYTALASM is encoded by the coding sequence ATGAAGAACTCAGGAGTCACGGTTATGGGGATGATTGGCGGAGCAGCCTCCGGATCATTCACGAAGGATACGCTTGATGGAGACCAGGAAACTTTCGACAGATACTACGGTCAACTTAAAGAAGTCATTCAGAACTTCGGTCTCCAAGGCATGGACTTGGATGTTGAGCAGCAAATGAGCCAGAGCGGTATTACCCGGCTAGTCAACCAGCTACGCAGCGATTTTGGAGCCGACTTCGTTATCACACTCGCCCCAGTTGCGTCAGCACTCCGAGGGGGAAGCAACCTGAGCGGATTTGACTATTCTACACTAGAGTCAAGCGACGGAGACGATATCTCATTTTACAACGCCCAGTTCTATTCAGGATTTGGAAGCATGAAAAGCCCTAGCGACTTCAATGCCATTGTGTCGCGCGGATTAGCCCCGTCTAAGATTGTTGCCGGACAGCTAACATCCGCTGACAATGGCTATGGTTACATACCGTATGACCAGCTCAACTCGACTATCGTGCAACTACGCAGCCAATACAGCCAGATTGGCGGAGTGATGGGATGGGAATACTTCAACAGCGAACCGGAAGGCACTTTTAAGCCATGGGAGTGGGCCGAAATCATGACAGAAATACTTCGACCAGGACAAGCCCGGAAACTGCAGCTTTCGGCGTCGGATGTGAAGAGGTTGCAGAAGGCATATCGAGACACTGTCATGGCCTCGAATACACCACAGGCCaatgttgctgctgtcgagAAAGTCAACTATACCGCGTTGGCAAGCATGTGA